One window from the genome of Dyadobacter sp. CECT 9275 encodes:
- a CDS encoding septal ring lytic transglycosylase RlpA family protein has product MTYHRILIFALLLIVGSTQSSFAQAVLGKTEKGKASYYASRFHGKKTAFGEVHSGTEFSAAHRSYPLNTMLEVTNLDNNEKVVVRVNDRGPYSHHRIIDVSKEAAKILGLMAMGVANVSVRVVGMEGMVLLGEDEEMDARSGKIVSMHSKK; this is encoded by the coding sequence ATGACTTATCATCGGATTCTGATTTTCGCACTTCTCCTGATCGTCGGTTCAACTCAAAGTTCTTTTGCACAGGCAGTTCTGGGCAAGACCGAAAAAGGAAAGGCGTCCTACTATGCCTCCAGATTTCACGGAAAAAAAACTGCCTTCGGTGAAGTCCACAGTGGTACCGAATTTTCGGCCGCACACAGGAGCTACCCGCTCAATACGATGCTTGAAGTGACTAATCTGGACAACAACGAGAAGGTCGTCGTCCGGGTTAATGACCGGGGACCGTATTCGCATCACCGTATTATTGACGTGAGCAAGGAGGCTGCCAAAATCCTGGGCCTTATGGCCATGGGAGTTGCCAATGTATCGGTAAGAGTGGTGGGTATGGAAGGCATGGTATTATTGGGCGAAGACGAAGAAATGGATGCCAGATCCGGCAAAATCGTTTCGATGCATTCCAAAAAGTAA
- the ychF gene encoding redox-regulated ATPase YchF has translation MSLQCGIVGLPNVGKSTLFNAISTGKAEAANYPFCTIEPNVGVVTVPDERLDILTGLVNPQKVIPTIIEFVDIAGLVKGASQGAGLGNKFLANIREVDAIVHVVRCFQDENVVHVEGRVDPVFDKEIIDAELQLKDLESVDKKIQKVEKAARAGDAKAKAELELLKQYKATLEAGKNARSLIVDEEAKQAAIGDLQLLTAKPVLYVANVDEQSMLAGNEYSEKLRETVKQEGAEVIVLCAAIESQISEIEDPEEHEMFLAEYGLKESGLSKLIKASYSLLNLITYFTAGVKEVRAWTIVRGWKAPQAAGVIHSDFEKGFIRAEVIKIADFQQFKNEAGVKEAGKMAVEGKEYVVADGDIMHFRFNV, from the coding sequence ATGAGTCTTCAATGTGGAATCGTAGGATTGCCTAATGTAGGGAAGTCCACACTTTTTAATGCCATTTCAACTGGTAAGGCGGAAGCCGCCAACTACCCGTTTTGTACGATTGAACCCAATGTGGGGGTAGTAACGGTACCCGATGAGCGCCTTGATATTCTCACGGGCCTGGTTAATCCTCAAAAAGTTATCCCGACGATCATTGAGTTCGTCGACATTGCAGGATTGGTTAAAGGCGCAAGCCAGGGAGCTGGTCTGGGAAATAAATTTTTGGCCAACATCCGGGAGGTTGATGCTATTGTGCATGTGGTACGTTGTTTTCAGGATGAGAACGTTGTCCATGTGGAGGGTCGCGTGGACCCGGTTTTTGACAAAGAAATTATAGATGCCGAACTTCAGCTGAAAGACCTTGAATCGGTAGATAAAAAAATACAGAAAGTCGAAAAAGCTGCAAGAGCCGGTGACGCCAAAGCCAAGGCTGAACTTGAATTGCTGAAGCAGTATAAAGCCACGCTGGAAGCTGGCAAAAATGCCCGAAGCCTCATTGTTGACGAGGAAGCAAAGCAAGCGGCAATCGGAGATCTTCAGCTACTGACCGCAAAACCTGTTTTGTATGTTGCCAATGTAGATGAGCAGTCCATGCTTGCTGGAAACGAGTATTCCGAGAAACTTCGTGAAACTGTCAAACAGGAAGGTGCGGAAGTAATTGTTTTATGTGCTGCGATTGAGTCACAGATATCCGAAATTGAAGATCCGGAGGAGCATGAAATGTTTCTTGCTGAATACGGACTGAAAGAATCAGGGCTGAGCAAACTGATTAAAGCATCGTATTCCTTGCTGAACCTGATTACGTATTTTACGGCCGGTGTGAAGGAGGTGAGGGCATGGACCATTGTGAGGGGATGGAAAGCGCCACAGGCCGCCGGCGTCATTCACAGTGATTTTGAGAAAGGGTTTATTCGTGCTGAGGTAATTAAAATAGCTGATTTTCAGCAGTTCAAGAATGAAGCGGGCGTAAAGGAAGCCGGTAAAATGGCAGTCGAAGGAAAGGAATATGTTGTGGCCGACGGAGATATCATGCACTTTAGATTTAATGTTTAA
- a CDS encoding alkaline phosphatase family protein has protein sequence MNKTVVIDIVGLSANLIGEHTPFLKKYLQERYLTPIRPVLPAVTTTSQSTYVTGRWPQSHGIVANGWYDRVDSEVKFWKQSNKLVGGEKIWDAAKKADPSFTCSKMFWWYNMYSTADFSVTPRPQYHADGVKAPDCYAHPAALRDQLQKELGQFPLFSFWGPNANIKSTKWIADASMWVDNQHNPTLTLIYLPHLDYCLQKFGPDFSKISKELGEIDKIVEELVIFYEAKQAKIILLSEYGINPVNNPIHINRILRNEGLISVRTERWYELLDPGASKAFAASDHQIAHIYLNDPSVKEQVIRILKQTPGIDLVLDREEQKEYHLDHERSGDIVAVADAASWFTYYYWLEDAKAPDYAHLVDIHRKPGYDPVEMFMDPKNPLIKLRAGYKLARKLLGFRYLMDVIPLDATLIKGSHGGINMGKEYYPICITNTPLDKNEIEAIDVYDVIWKHLM, from the coding sequence ATGAATAAAACTGTTGTCATAGATATCGTTGGCCTGAGTGCCAATCTGATCGGGGAACATACACCGTTTCTGAAAAAATACTTACAGGAGAGGTACCTCACACCCATCAGGCCGGTATTGCCCGCAGTCACCACCACATCGCAAAGTACTTATGTTACCGGCAGGTGGCCCCAATCTCATGGTATTGTAGCAAACGGCTGGTACGACCGGGTGGATTCCGAAGTGAAGTTCTGGAAACAGTCGAACAAACTGGTAGGCGGTGAGAAAATTTGGGATGCCGCAAAAAAAGCGGATCCTTCATTTACCTGTTCCAAGATGTTCTGGTGGTACAATATGTATTCAACCGCAGACTTTTCAGTAACGCCCCGGCCGCAATATCATGCAGACGGCGTAAAAGCCCCGGATTGCTATGCCCATCCGGCAGCGCTGCGCGACCAGCTTCAAAAAGAATTGGGGCAGTTCCCGTTGTTCAGTTTCTGGGGACCCAATGCAAATATTAAATCGACTAAATGGATTGCGGATGCTTCAATGTGGGTGGATAACCAGCATAATCCTACGCTGACGCTGATTTACCTCCCGCATCTTGATTACTGCCTCCAGAAGTTTGGCCCTGATTTTAGCAAGATCAGTAAGGAGTTAGGAGAGATAGACAAAATCGTGGAGGAACTGGTTATTTTTTATGAAGCCAAACAGGCAAAAATCATCCTTCTGTCTGAATATGGCATCAATCCTGTCAACAACCCGATCCACATCAACAGAATCCTCAGGAATGAAGGGCTGATATCCGTCAGAACAGAACGCTGGTACGAACTGCTTGACCCTGGAGCTTCAAAAGCCTTTGCAGCTTCCGACCACCAGATTGCACATATCTATCTGAATGACCCGAGTGTGAAAGAGCAGGTTATTCGTATTTTGAAGCAGACTCCAGGTATTGATCTGGTTTTGGATCGGGAAGAACAAAAGGAATATCATCTTGATCACGAACGCTCGGGAGATATCGTAGCCGTTGCGGATGCCGCCAGCTGGTTTACTTATTATTACTGGCTTGAAGACGCCAAGGCACCAGACTATGCACATTTGGTGGACATTCACAGGAAACCGGGTTATGACCCCGTTGAAATGTTTATGGATCCTAAAAACCCATTGATCAAATTACGGGCAGGCTACAAACTCGCACGCAAACTACTGGGATTCAGATACCTCATGGATGTAATACCTCTTGACGCTACCCTGATAAAAGGATCACATGGCGGAATAAATATGGGAAAAGAGTACTATCCAATCTGCATTACCAACACGCCTCTAGATAAAAATGAGATTGAAGCGATTGATGTATATGATGTAATCTGGAAACATTTGATGTGA
- a CDS encoding collagen-like triple helix repeat-containing protein: MLKKLSLMLFLGMVLLFAGCKGDQGDVGPQGEKGDKGDTGAQGPAGPAGQDGEDGTGSGSLPLLLSVGKDTTYAETGGYIVALDELTDEALALLDKSAILVYIKSQGVYWPLPGLVAFEEGVSNFTFVHGVDETDKYFFVELLAVNWSEDQETAPRRVFEDLRIIIMPTEELTRKRQDINYKDYNDVVSKLGLTDKDLKIVSGNKQLAFKKK; encoded by the coding sequence ATGTTGAAAAAACTATCTTTGATGCTCTTTCTTGGTATGGTATTACTCTTTGCAGGCTGTAAGGGAGATCAGGGCGATGTCGGTCCTCAGGGAGAAAAAGGAGACAAGGGAGATACTGGCGCACAAGGTCCAGCTGGTCCTGCCGGTCAGGACGGAGAGGACGGCACAGGGTCCGGATCACTTCCTTTGCTATTATCCGTTGGAAAAGATACCACCTATGCAGAAACAGGCGGGTATATAGTGGCACTCGATGAACTTACTGACGAAGCACTTGCTCTTTTAGACAAGTCTGCAATCCTGGTTTATATTAAATCGCAGGGTGTGTATTGGCCGCTGCCCGGTTTGGTCGCTTTTGAAGAAGGTGTAAGCAATTTTACTTTTGTTCATGGTGTAGACGAAACGGACAAATACTTCTTCGTAGAGTTGCTGGCCGTCAACTGGTCAGAAGATCAGGAAACTGCACCTCGCAGGGTTTTTGAAGACCTCCGCATCATTATCATGCCGACCGAAGAACTTACCAGAAAACGCCAGGATATCAATTACAAAGATTACAACGACGTAGTAAGCAAACTCGGCCTTACCGACAAAGATCTGAAAATTGTAAGCGGTAATAAACAACTCGCTTTTAAGAAAAAATAA
- a CDS encoding saccharopine dehydrogenase family protein, whose protein sequence is MSKVLIIGAGGVGSVVAHKCAMNSQVFSEIMLASRTKAKCDKIAAEIQEMHGVTIQTAQVDADIVAETVLLIKKFQPKMLINVALPYQDLTLMEACLATGIHYLDTANYEPKDVAKFEYSWQWAYQERFREAGLMALLGCGFDPGVTQVYTAYANKHHFDEMHYLDIIDCNAGDHGKAFATNFNPEINIREITQPGRYWENGEWVEIEAMSIHKPIDYPGIGPKESYVLYHEELESLVKNFPTLKRARFWMTFGQQYITHLNVLENVGMTSIKPIKFQGMDIVPLEFLKAVLPAPDSLGENYSGQTSIGCQIKGIQDGQEKTYYVWNNCDHAECYREVRAQAVSYTTGVPAMIGAMLMLTNEEWLKPGVWNCEELNPDPFMDLLNQHGLPWNEKVNVELPHEYPA, encoded by the coding sequence ATGTCAAAAGTTCTTATTATCGGTGCCGGGGGTGTTGGCAGTGTTGTTGCCCATAAATGTGCAATGAACAGTCAGGTTTTTTCTGAAATTATGCTGGCCAGCCGTACCAAGGCCAAGTGTGATAAAATAGCTGCCGAAATCCAGGAAATGCACGGAGTTACGATCCAGACTGCACAGGTTGACGCTGATATTGTGGCAGAAACGGTACTTCTGATCAAAAAATTTCAACCAAAGATGCTGATCAACGTAGCACTTCCCTACCAGGATCTTACGTTGATGGAGGCTTGTCTCGCCACTGGTATACATTACCTGGATACTGCCAATTACGAACCGAAGGACGTTGCCAAATTTGAATACAGCTGGCAATGGGCCTATCAGGAGCGCTTCCGTGAAGCAGGCCTGATGGCACTTCTGGGCTGCGGTTTTGATCCGGGCGTTACCCAGGTTTACACGGCCTATGCCAACAAGCACCATTTTGACGAAATGCATTACCTTGATATCATTGATTGCAACGCAGGAGATCATGGTAAAGCATTTGCGACCAATTTTAATCCTGAGATCAATATCCGGGAAATTACACAGCCGGGACGTTACTGGGAAAATGGTGAGTGGGTAGAAATAGAAGCGATGTCCATCCATAAACCGATAGATTACCCGGGAATCGGGCCCAAAGAAAGTTACGTGTTGTACCACGAAGAACTGGAATCACTGGTCAAAAATTTCCCGACGCTTAAACGTGCCAGGTTCTGGATGACTTTCGGCCAGCAGTATATTACGCACCTGAATGTCCTTGAAAATGTGGGGATGACGAGTATCAAACCCATTAAATTTCAGGGAATGGATATTGTACCCCTGGAATTCCTTAAAGCGGTGTTACCTGCGCCCGATTCCCTTGGCGAAAACTACTCTGGCCAAACTTCCATTGGCTGCCAGATAAAAGGTATCCAGGACGGCCAGGAAAAGACTTATTATGTCTGGAACAACTGTGACCATGCCGAATGTTACCGAGAGGTACGTGCCCAGGCAGTGAGTTATACCACAGGTGTACCTGCCATGATCGGTGCTATGCTGATGCTTACCAACGAAGAATGGCTGAAACCAGGTGTGTGGAACTGTGAAGAACTTAATCCGGATCCGTTTATGGATCTGCTCAACCAGCATGGATTGCCCTGGAATGAAAAAGTGAATGTGGAATTACCGCATGAATACCCAGCCTGA
- a CDS encoding DUF58 domain-containing protein, whose amino-acid sequence MSIRQVDLAKVREFGNLEFLAKQLVEGFITGLHKSPFHGFSVEFAEHQLYNTGESTRNIDWKVFAKTDRLYVKRYEEETNLRCHILLDTSSSMYYPDISYGKMTFSVMAAASLTYLLQRQKDAVSLCTFSENIEIQTAVKSTPSHVHKIMLDLENLLKTSRPLVKTSVAKVLHQIAEKIHKRSLVVIFSDMFENLEEAELIFSALQHLRHNLHEVLLFHVTDRNTEENFAFENRPYEFIDLESGEKIKVQPDQVRESYQRFVGDFYQKLKLKCGQYKIDFIEADIAQGFDPILMAYLVKHSKMR is encoded by the coding sequence ATGAGTATCAGACAGGTAGATTTAGCAAAAGTACGGGAGTTTGGAAATCTTGAATTCCTTGCTAAACAACTTGTTGAAGGATTTATTACCGGGCTCCATAAGTCCCCCTTCCATGGCTTTTCGGTTGAGTTTGCCGAGCATCAGCTTTACAATACCGGAGAATCCACAAGAAATATTGACTGGAAGGTTTTTGCTAAAACAGACCGCCTTTACGTGAAACGTTATGAGGAAGAAACCAATCTCCGCTGCCACATTTTACTGGACACATCTTCGTCCATGTACTATCCGGATATCTCTTATGGCAAAATGACATTCAGCGTGATGGCCGCAGCGAGCTTGACCTATCTCCTGCAGCGTCAGAAAGATGCCGTAAGCCTGTGCACGTTTTCGGAAAATATAGAAATACAGACTGCCGTTAAATCTACGCCGTCACACGTGCACAAAATTATGCTGGACCTGGAAAATCTCCTGAAAACCAGCAGGCCATTGGTTAAAACATCAGTCGCAAAAGTTTTGCACCAGATTGCTGAAAAAATCCATAAACGGTCTCTGGTGGTCATTTTCAGTGATATGTTTGAGAATCTGGAGGAAGCAGAACTGATATTTTCGGCATTACAGCACTTGCGCCACAATCTTCATGAGGTACTGCTCTTTCATGTAACGGATCGGAATACTGAGGAAAATTTCGCCTTCGAAAATAGGCCGTACGAATTTATTGATCTGGAATCAGGTGAAAAAATAAAAGTACAGCCCGATCAGGTGAGAGAATCGTACCAAAGGTTTGTCGGAGATTTTTACCAGAAGCTTAAACTAAAATGCGGCCAGTATAAGATCGATTTTATTGAAGCCGACATTGCACAGGGCTTTGATCCCATCCTGATGGCCTACTTGGTAAAGCATTCAAAAATGAGGTAA
- a CDS encoding DUF3276 family protein: MEDREQIYSKRVRAGKRTYFFDVRSTRSNDYYLTITESRRHPQGDGFTYEKHKMFLYKEDFDKFVDALKDAVDHVKTELMPEVDFSQFESKSDEVDVVIGESDLKWE; the protein is encoded by the coding sequence GTGGAAGACAGAGAGCAAATCTACTCCAAAAGGGTTAGGGCAGGAAAACGGACTTACTTCTTCGATGTTCGCTCAACACGATCTAACGATTATTATTTAACGATCACTGAAAGCCGTCGTCATCCGCAAGGGGATGGTTTTACGTACGAAAAACACAAAATGTTTTTGTACAAAGAGGATTTCGATAAGTTTGTTGATGCTTTGAAAGATGCCGTGGATCACGTGAAAACGGAATTGATGCCGGAAGTTGATTTTTCTCAGTTCGAATCCAAATCAGACGAAGTGGACGTCGTAATAGGAGAGTCGGACCTGAAGTGGGAGTAG
- a CDS encoding DUF4230 domain-containing protein, with protein MNASTLLFFLISLTLGTGIGAVAYKWFFVKKSNEETSKTESTVLLESIEKVFKVVMAEGYFTEIYNYENHRNFWNLISDKKKALIIAKAKVLVGYDFGKMRFHFSHSDRKMIIEYFPEPEVLSMDTDYKFYDIEQGWLNRFQTDDYTAILNEAKKTMNEKALQSDLPRIASNQVQLMMFQLAATMSWKIDLLLPEINKKQLDEFSKYRPTDANIDSLKIDDNP; from the coding sequence ATGAACGCCAGCACACTACTATTCTTCCTAATTTCTCTTACGCTGGGTACTGGTATAGGTGCCGTGGCCTACAAGTGGTTTTTTGTAAAAAAGTCAAACGAAGAAACATCCAAAACCGAATCCACAGTACTCCTTGAAAGTATCGAAAAGGTATTCAAGGTGGTAATGGCAGAAGGGTATTTCACCGAAATATACAATTATGAGAACCACAGGAATTTCTGGAACCTGATAAGCGACAAGAAAAAAGCGCTTATCATTGCCAAAGCCAAAGTACTTGTGGGGTACGACTTCGGCAAAATGCGCTTTCATTTTTCTCATTCCGACCGAAAAATGATCATTGAATATTTCCCGGAGCCAGAGGTATTGTCCATGGATACGGATTATAAATTTTATGACATAGAACAAGGCTGGCTGAACCGTTTTCAGACAGACGACTACACTGCCATTCTAAATGAAGCAAAAAAGACGATGAACGAAAAAGCTCTTCAGAGCGACCTCCCCAGAATTGCCTCTAATCAGGTACAGTTGATGATGTTTCAGCTTGCCGCAACCATGAGCTGGAAAATAGATCTTCTATTACCCGAAATCAACAAAAAACAACTTGATGAATTTTCAAAATATCGTCCCACGGATGCGAATATCGATTCGCTTAAAATTGATGACAATCCCTAA
- a CDS encoding DUF456 domain-containing protein, with protein MDILLLLAGIVCLLVGLAGAVLPLPGPPLSYAGLILLHISKFAEFSKPVLITLGIFTAVIAVLDYYIPIWGTKKFGGTRYGAVGATIGLLVGFFILPGIGIFAGTFAGALIGELLGGFGAKDAFKSALGSFVGFVTGIAMKVLLCLVMIGYAVAAMWGKF; from the coding sequence ATGGATATTCTTCTTCTTTTAGCAGGTATCGTTTGTCTGCTCGTTGGTTTGGCGGGCGCTGTGTTGCCATTGCCCGGTCCTCCGCTTAGTTATGCAGGACTTATTCTTTTGCACATCAGCAAATTTGCGGAATTCAGCAAGCCGGTATTGATCACGCTGGGTATCTTTACGGCTGTTATAGCAGTACTTGATTATTACATACCTATCTGGGGAACAAAAAAATTTGGAGGGACCAGGTATGGTGCAGTTGGAGCAACGATAGGATTATTAGTCGGCTTCTTTATCCTGCCTGGCATAGGGATCTTCGCAGGTACTTTTGCAGGCGCCCTGATTGGTGAATTATTAGGAGGCTTTGGTGCGAAAGATGCCTTTAAGTCGGCTTTGGGTTCCTTTGTTGGTTTTGTAACAGGAATCGCGATGAAAGTCCTGCTTTGCCTGGTGATGATAGGTTATGCTGTGGCAGCGATGTGGGGAAAATTCTGA
- a CDS encoding 3-dehydroquinate synthase — protein sequence MQPIKQKFQIEYTYSVFFTRNLFEISNTSLKDFFLDYQELGFQRKALIVIDQGFSAFYPQLEKQIKLYFKQAVPHIQLAPEIIYVPGGEASKNDPVLFDKLAEAVDIYGIDRHSFVIGIGGGAVLDLVGYAAAVSHRGIKLIRIPTTVLSQNDSGVGVKNGINFHGKKNFLGTFAPPVAVFNDLTLLNSLDDRDWRAGIAEAIKVALIKDARFFEWIEQNVVSLANRDETNMAYLIHRCAEMHTDHIAGGDPFEFGSSRPLDFGHWAAHKLEFLTNFEVRHGEAVAIGIALDCIYARRIGMLAENDLNRILDVLTALGFDLYHPKLSENDKINLRNGIQEFREHLGGRLTIMLLEEIGKGVEVHELDADLISLSVDDLENVQLHSAGAKVSQ from the coding sequence ATGCAGCCAATTAAACAAAAATTTCAGATAGAATATACATATTCGGTTTTTTTCACCCGGAATCTGTTTGAAATATCCAATACCTCCCTGAAAGATTTTTTTCTTGATTATCAGGAGTTGGGGTTTCAGCGAAAAGCACTTATTGTTATAGATCAGGGTTTTTCCGCTTTTTACCCCCAGCTTGAAAAACAGATAAAGCTCTATTTCAAACAGGCTGTTCCTCATATTCAGCTCGCTCCGGAGATCATATATGTCCCGGGTGGCGAGGCCTCCAAAAATGACCCGGTGCTTTTTGATAAGCTGGCCGAAGCCGTGGACATCTATGGTATTGACAGGCATTCGTTTGTGATCGGGATTGGCGGAGGCGCGGTTTTGGATCTGGTTGGTTACGCAGCGGCGGTATCTCATCGCGGCATCAAACTGATCAGGATTCCTACCACCGTTTTATCTCAGAACGACTCGGGAGTTGGCGTTAAAAACGGTATCAATTTCCATGGCAAAAAGAATTTTCTCGGCACCTTTGCCCCTCCCGTAGCCGTTTTCAACGACCTTACGCTGCTGAACAGTCTGGACGACCGTGACTGGCGTGCAGGAATTGCGGAGGCCATCAAAGTGGCACTGATAAAGGATGCCCGTTTTTTTGAATGGATTGAACAAAATGTAGTTTCGCTCGCCAACCGGGACGAAACCAATATGGCATATCTCATCCACAGATGTGCCGAAATGCATACCGATCATATTGCCGGGGGCGATCCTTTTGAATTTGGCTCGTCCCGTCCTTTGGATTTTGGGCACTGGGCTGCACATAAGCTGGAATTCCTTACCAATTTCGAGGTTCGGCACGGAGAAGCGGTTGCCATAGGCATCGCCCTCGACTGCATCTATGCCAGGAGAATAGGGATGCTTGCTGAAAATGACCTGAACCGGATTCTGGACGTTTTAACCGCACTGGGATTTGACCTGTACCATCCGAAACTTTCTGAAAACGATAAAATCAACCTGCGTAATGGTATTCAGGAATTCAGGGAACATCTGGGCGGGCGGCTCACCATTATGCTTCTGGAAGAAATAGGGAAAGGAGTGGAAGTGCATGAACTGGATGCTGATTTGATCTCGCTGTCGGTAGATGACCTTGAAAACGTTCAGCTGCACAGTGCAGGAGCGAAGGTTTCTCAATAA
- the eboE gene encoding metabolite traffic protein EboE, with protein sequence MNTIYGHLTYCSNIHPGEKWEDHFRALRENLPYIKSRLAPDQPFGLGLRIANEASLALSKPENLAEFKTWLDQQGIYVFVINGFPFGGFHNTVVKDHVHTPDWTTADRKDYTIRLFRILSQLLPEGMEGGVSTPPLSYRLWWKNADERFHASQKATENILFVLDEVLAIKEQTGKTLHLDIEPEPDGILDNTADFVNWYKNELLPAGSAYLVSKYDFSEAKARETIREHIRLCYDICHAAVGFEKPEDILASLAEAGIKVGRIQVSSALKVDFSSQPEAKLEAIAAFDEPVYLHQVVARTSGNNFAHFGDLPQALDQYSGDHQEWRVHFHVPLFIASYGLLDSTQADIVRTLALHKNAPFTNYLEVETYTWGVLPADMQKPIGDSIVRELEWVKEILTR encoded by the coding sequence ATGAATACTATCTACGGACATCTTACCTATTGCAGCAATATCCACCCAGGCGAAAAATGGGAAGACCATTTTAGAGCCCTTCGCGAAAATCTGCCCTATATCAAATCCAGACTGGCCCCTGACCAGCCTTTCGGACTGGGCCTAAGAATAGCGAACGAAGCCTCCCTGGCGTTAAGTAAGCCGGAAAATCTGGCCGAATTCAAAACCTGGCTGGATCAGCAAGGCATCTATGTGTTTGTAATCAATGGATTCCCGTTCGGCGGCTTTCATAATACGGTGGTGAAAGATCATGTTCACACACCGGATTGGACTACGGCAGACAGAAAAGATTATACCATCAGGTTATTCCGGATTCTGAGCCAGCTTCTTCCCGAGGGGATGGAAGGTGGCGTTTCCACCCCGCCATTATCCTACCGGTTATGGTGGAAAAACGCTGATGAAAGATTTCATGCCTCTCAAAAAGCAACGGAAAATATTCTTTTTGTTTTGGACGAGGTACTAGCTATAAAGGAACAAACCGGCAAAACGCTGCATCTTGATATTGAACCTGAACCGGATGGTATTCTGGATAACACCGCTGATTTTGTAAACTGGTACAAAAATGAACTGCTGCCAGCCGGGTCTGCTTACCTGGTATCAAAATATGATTTCAGTGAAGCCAAAGCCAGAGAAACGATTCGGGAGCACATTCGCCTGTGTTACGACATCTGTCATGCCGCAGTAGGTTTTGAAAAGCCTGAGGATATTTTAGCCAGTCTGGCGGAAGCAGGCATTAAGGTGGGCAGAATACAGGTAAGCTCTGCATTGAAAGTAGACTTCTCGTCGCAGCCAGAGGCGAAATTAGAGGCAATTGCTGCATTTGATGAACCTGTCTATCTTCATCAGGTGGTTGCCAGAACTTCAGGAAATAATTTTGCCCATTTTGGCGACTTACCCCAAGCACTGGATCAGTACAGCGGGGACCATCAAGAATGGCGGGTTCATTTTCACGTGCCGTTATTTATAGCATCCTACGGCCTGCTGGACTCCACCCAGGCCGATATTGTAAGAACGCTGGCACTCCACAAAAACGCCCCGTTCACAAATTACCTGGAGGTAGAAACTTATACGTGGGGGGTACTTCCCGCAGACATGCAAAAACCCATAGGCGATTCCATCGTACGCGAACTGGAATGGGTAAAAGAAATACTGACCCGCTAA
- the miaA gene encoding tRNA (adenosine(37)-N6)-dimethylallyltransferase MiaA, translating into MPNTSNKYLIIIAGPTAVGKTSLAIRIAMALKAEIISADSRQFFKELNVGTAKPSEEELALVPHYFINSHSIAESYSAGDFERDALQLLEELFRKSNYVIMAGGSGFYVKAVLEGLDDLPAPLPGLRESLTERLEKEGLTTLQAEIARADPDFAGTREWQNPQRVVRALEVFMTSGIPISRFQQKMKKERPFQPIMIGLDRDRQELYSRIDERMDLMLENGLVQEARDLIAYRAHHALQTVGYKEVYGFLDGQYNEPEMVRLLKQNSRRYAKRQLTWFRHQAIFQWFHPDNFEGILDYILEKTKGNRT; encoded by the coding sequence ATGCCAAACACTTCGAATAAATACCTGATTATTATTGCCGGTCCCACGGCGGTTGGGAAAACCTCTCTGGCTATCAGGATCGCCATGGCCCTGAAAGCAGAAATTATTTCAGCGGATTCCAGGCAGTTTTTTAAAGAGTTGAACGTTGGCACTGCCAAGCCTTCGGAGGAAGAGCTAGCCTTGGTACCCCATTATTTTATCAATTCCCATTCCATTGCAGAATCCTATAGCGCAGGAGATTTTGAAAGAGATGCGCTGCAGCTGCTGGAGGAATTATTCAGGAAAAGCAACTATGTAATCATGGCTGGTGGATCCGGGTTTTACGTGAAGGCTGTTTTGGAAGGGCTAGACGACCTACCCGCACCGCTCCCGGGCCTGCGGGAATCACTAACTGAAAGGCTTGAAAAGGAAGGATTGACAACCCTACAAGCTGAGATTGCCAGGGCAGACCCCGACTTTGCCGGTACCCGTGAATGGCAGAATCCTCAGCGGGTGGTCAGGGCGCTGGAAGTATTTATGACCAGCGGTATACCTATCTCAAGATTTCAGCAAAAAATGAAAAAGGAACGCCCTTTTCAGCCCATTATGATAGGACTGGACCGGGACAGGCAGGAATTATACAGCCGGATTGATGAACGGATGGACTTAATGCTCGAAAACGGCCTGGTGCAGGAAGCAAGGGATTTGATCGCGTACAGGGCGCATCATGCTTTGCAGACTGTTGGTTACAAGGAAGTTTACGGTTTTTTGGATGGGCAGTATAACGAGCCGGAAATGGTAAGACTTTTAAAGCAAAATTCAAGAAGATATGCCAAGCGACAACTGACCTGGTTCCGGCATCAGGCTATTTTTCAATGGTTTCATCCTGACAACTTTGAGGGTATTCTGGATTATATCCTGGAAAAAACAAAGGGAAACCGGACCTGA